From the genome of Roseiconus lacunae, one region includes:
- a CDS encoding HAD family hydrolase, with product MAPEHPQRANRQGTPKQPTPAGSSDQDTRSYVRAVALDMDGLLFDTERIYWEVGDTILQRRGLRYSAELQALMMGRIGTAAVQQMIDFHSLNDDAEDLLRESDQLYGELLPQQIRPMPGLAAWVDRLRTSGLPFALTTSSRRRWVDLIFEQQDWRDELAFVLTGDDVVRGKPHPEMYLKAAEQFAITPERMLVLEDSGNGTAAGVAAGAIVVSIPSPHTQGQDFRGAHLVAESLTDPRLWDLLPSRS from the coding sequence ATGGCCCCGGAACACCCACAGCGAGCGAACCGGCAGGGGACGCCAAAACAACCGACGCCCGCCGGTTCCTCAGATCAGGACACTCGTTCGTACGTTCGTGCCGTCGCGCTGGATATGGACGGACTGCTGTTTGATACCGAGCGGATTTATTGGGAGGTGGGCGATACCATCTTACAACGACGAGGGCTTCGCTACAGCGCCGAACTGCAAGCGTTAATGATGGGAAGGATCGGTACGGCCGCGGTACAGCAAATGATCGATTTCCATTCACTCAACGACGACGCCGAAGATCTTCTGCGGGAATCCGATCAATTGTACGGAGAACTATTACCTCAGCAAATTCGACCGATGCCAGGACTTGCCGCCTGGGTCGATCGACTACGTACAAGTGGACTTCCCTTCGCCCTGACCACGAGTAGCCGTCGACGTTGGGTTGACTTAATTTTCGAGCAACAAGACTGGCGTGACGAATTGGCATTTGTACTGACGGGCGACGATGTGGTCCGCGGTAAACCACACCCCGAAATGTATCTCAAGGCAGCCGAGCAATTCGCGATCACGCCAGAGCGAATGTTGGTGCTCGAAGATAGCGGCAACGGGACCGCCGCAGGCGTGGCGGCGGGAGCGATTGTCGTTTCGATCCCCAGCCCACACACCCAAGGCCAAGATTTTCGAGGTGCCCATTTAGTCGCGGAATCATTGACCGATCCGCGTCTTTGGGATTTGTTGCCTTCTAGAAGTTAA
- a CDS encoding DUF3754 domain-containing protein — protein sequence MSKSVERILTTWSIDGTGPLTRSIAEVSTSGWIDPDASHWAIETFIPIETSVLLDHLTAVADRLPNWSQRRESFELAVEQIISHVDQISAKRQTEFSDRYHELDPDSDCKIPSTARASCDDTKTEPLFELLETTIKDAGYSKLTQEDIERCVGVASHWGVPMSANFELFRHLSVYARGDVVGRRCHRHLRKLYRLQMVDVAIYQRLVVIFQLGEDFERGELLPADKLHLRIFKNIPKQDVDMLLPGTKIKLSGIDHAKVIVPSLSGWLFSLQKISRFVLVTLALAAYYSTALIIGLVLAAIGYGVKSFFGYFQTKNRYLLNLTRNLYFQKLDTNAGAGLQLVGQARRQMMNEAILAYFAIATETEPMSHRKLRRKCERLVREAIEVEIDFPVEPVINRLLELNVISQDRQQKLSVAPVPVG from the coding sequence GTGTCAAAGTCGGTCGAACGCATTCTTACCACTTGGTCCATTGACGGAACAGGACCGCTGACGCGATCGATCGCCGAGGTCAGCACTTCCGGTTGGATCGACCCGGATGCGTCCCATTGGGCGATCGAAACATTCATTCCGATCGAAACAAGCGTCCTGCTTGACCATTTGACAGCGGTTGCCGATCGGCTTCCCAATTGGTCGCAGCGACGTGAGTCGTTTGAACTTGCCGTCGAACAGATCATTTCGCATGTTGACCAAATTTCTGCGAAGCGGCAAACCGAATTTTCAGATCGTTACCACGAGCTGGACCCGGACAGCGACTGCAAGATCCCGTCCACGGCGCGAGCGTCATGCGATGATACAAAGACGGAACCGCTTTTCGAACTCTTGGAAACCACCATCAAGGATGCCGGCTATAGCAAACTGACTCAGGAAGACATCGAGCGATGCGTCGGGGTCGCAAGTCACTGGGGGGTACCGATGAGTGCGAACTTCGAATTGTTTCGTCACTTATCGGTCTATGCACGCGGCGACGTGGTCGGACGTCGTTGCCATCGCCATCTCCGCAAGCTTTATCGCTTACAAATGGTCGACGTGGCTATCTACCAGCGTTTGGTCGTCATCTTTCAGCTCGGCGAAGATTTTGAGCGTGGGGAACTTCTGCCTGCCGACAAGCTGCACCTGCGCATCTTTAAAAACATCCCCAAGCAAGACGTCGACATGTTGCTCCCGGGGACCAAAATCAAACTCAGTGGGATCGATCACGCCAAAGTGATCGTCCCCAGCCTGAGCGGATGGTTGTTTTCCCTACAGAAGATATCACGCTTCGTGCTCGTCACCTTGGCACTTGCCGCCTACTACAGTACGGCGCTGATCATCGGTTTGGTCCTCGCAGCGATCGGCTACGGTGTGAAAAGTTTCTTCGGGTATTTCCAGACGAAGAATCGCTATCTATTGAACCTGACAAGAAACCTGTACTTTCAAAAACTGGACACGAACGCGGGCGCCGGGTTGCAGCTAGTCGGCCAGGCTCGCCGGCAAATGATGAACGAGGCCATTTTGGCTTACTTTGCGATCGCCACCGAAACCGAGCCGATGAGTCATCGGAAACTCCGTCGCAAGTGCGAACGACTGGTCCGCGAGGCTATCGAAGTGGAAATCGACTTTCCGGTCGAACCGGTTATCAATCGATTGTTGGAACTCAACGTGATCAGCCAGGACCGCCAACAAAAACTGTCGGTCGCCCCAGTGCCGGTCGGTTGA
- the phoU gene encoding phosphate signaling complex protein PhoU: protein MSKHLERELERLREQLISQFTLVEQMIQLAVRSLVERRPEFAERVLESDVTVDEMDVRIEEECLKVLALHQPVAFDMRYLIAIDKVNGELERMGDTACNIAERAKALCLFPLFTVPEELSEMVDTSIKMVRRALDSFINCDANMANQVIEMDDIVDALNRVVIDHLQEVMKSDRELIEPAMHCFSASRHLERIGDLAESVCEEVIYLVEGEIVRHKHGLNREAERKAESNAS, encoded by the coding sequence ATGTCGAAACATCTTGAACGCGAATTGGAACGCTTGCGCGAGCAACTGATCTCCCAATTCACGCTAGTCGAACAAATGATTCAACTTGCCGTTCGCTCGCTCGTCGAACGACGACCTGAGTTCGCCGAGCGCGTCCTGGAAAGCGACGTCACGGTCGACGAAATGGACGTACGGATCGAAGAAGAGTGTTTGAAAGTACTGGCGCTGCACCAACCGGTTGCCTTCGATATGCGTTACCTGATCGCGATCGATAAAGTGAACGGCGAGCTAGAACGAATGGGCGATACGGCATGCAATATCGCCGAACGTGCAAAGGCACTGTGTTTATTCCCATTGTTCACGGTGCCCGAAGAGCTGTCCGAAATGGTTGATACGTCCATCAAGATGGTTCGTCGAGCCTTGGACTCGTTCATCAACTGTGATGCCAACATGGCCAATCAGGTGATCGAAATGGATGACATCGTCGACGCACTTAACCGCGTTGTGATCGATCATTTGCAAGAAGTGATGAAATCAGATCGTGAGCTGATCGAACCTGCGATGCATTGTTTTAGTGCTTCAAGGCACCTGGAACGAATCGGCGATTTGGCCGAAAGCGTCTGCGAAGAAGTGATTTACCTCGTTGAAGGCGAGATCGTGCGGCACAAACATGGCTTAAACCGTGAGGCCGAACGCAAGGCTGAATCCAACGCGTCCTGA
- the pstB gene encoding phosphate ABC transporter ATP-binding protein PstB, whose amino-acid sequence MSTAPTAQTDNPPTVTSADQTLIRIKDLCAWYGDYQALHNLTLDIAKNQVTAFIGPSGCGKSTLLKWINRMNDIVPGARAKGQLSLLHETDGDGAGKSKDLNILDPSIDVVALRRQIGIVFQKPNPFPKSIYDNVAFGPRLHMKTTKAELDELVEWSLQKAAVWDEVKDRLHGPALGLSGGQQQRLCIARAIAVGPEVLLMDEPCSALDPASTLAIEDLIFELRSQYTIVIVTHNMQQASRCSDRTAFFFEGRLIETGDTKQVFTKPEKKETDDYVRGKFG is encoded by the coding sequence ATGTCTACCGCCCCGACGGCTCAAACTGACAATCCTCCGACGGTAACGTCCGCCGATCAAACGCTGATTCGGATCAAGGACCTCTGTGCTTGGTACGGCGATTACCAAGCGCTCCACAATCTCACGTTGGATATCGCCAAGAATCAGGTAACGGCGTTCATCGGTCCGAGCGGTTGTGGCAAGAGCACACTGTTGAAGTGGATCAATCGGATGAATGACATCGTGCCCGGCGCTCGGGCGAAAGGGCAGTTGTCACTGCTGCACGAAACCGATGGCGATGGGGCCGGCAAAAGCAAGGATCTGAATATCCTTGACCCTTCGATTGATGTCGTCGCGCTTCGTCGGCAAATTGGCATTGTCTTCCAAAAACCGAACCCATTTCCCAAAAGCATTTACGACAACGTTGCCTTCGGGCCTCGGTTGCACATGAAAACAACCAAGGCGGAACTGGATGAGTTGGTCGAATGGTCGCTCCAGAAGGCAGCCGTTTGGGACGAAGTGAAGGACCGTCTGCACGGACCCGCGCTCGGTTTATCCGGCGGTCAGCAACAGCGGCTTTGCATCGCACGTGCGATTGCCGTCGGTCCCGAAGTTCTGTTGATGGACGAACCGTGTAGCGCGTTGGATCCGGCTAGCACACTCGCGATCGAGGATCTGATTTTCGAGCTGCGATCTCAGTATACGATCGTGATTGTCACGCATAACATGCAGCAAGCCTCCCGGTGTAGTGATCGAACGGCGTTCTTTTTTGAGGGAAGGTTGATCGAAACGGGCGACACGAAACAAGTCTTTACGAAACCAGAAAAGAAGGAAACGGACGACTACGTCCGCGGCAAGTTTGGATGA
- a CDS encoding PstA family ABC transporter permease: MPTALTNQDAQYLTNNAIRRKRMSRWFYGLCVAIAFVSVLILVVLLAAIWTQGQSRLTTDLLTRAHSELEIERSGMWPSIIGSLIVCFVCALAALPLGIATAVFLEEFKPTSKPLRFVHGFIQLNIANLAGVPSIVYGLLGLTVFVYMFNIFGQIKVNESPGWEIMGAEHYYQVMTLQPGHVVFVPQEDSSVPEIEITEPTIGVDNEGKQLELAVWEPGTPRPKDEATKRRTIEKGAIGGTITRRSWYYFRLPLDKSFLSGGLTLALVILPIIIIASQEALRAVSPSLREASMGIGATTWQTVRHVCLPAAVPGIMTGAILAMGRAIGEAAPILVVLGANVMKSGAPEHLMDNAVTMPVLIFNWAGRQQIEFQELAAAAIIVLLVVLLILNSTAIIIRQKVQKAHT; encoded by the coding sequence ATGCCTACGGCTTTGACGAACCAAGATGCCCAGTACTTAACGAACAACGCGATCCGTCGGAAACGGATGAGCCGATGGTTTTATGGCCTCTGTGTAGCCATCGCGTTTGTAAGTGTGCTCATCCTGGTCGTCTTGTTGGCCGCCATTTGGACTCAGGGACAATCGCGATTGACGACCGATTTGTTGACACGTGCTCACAGCGAACTGGAAATCGAGCGCAGTGGGATGTGGCCGTCGATCATTGGCTCGCTGATCGTTTGTTTTGTTTGTGCCCTTGCGGCGCTACCGCTTGGGATCGCAACGGCGGTGTTCCTGGAAGAATTTAAACCGACAAGCAAACCGCTTCGTTTCGTCCACGGTTTCATCCAATTGAATATCGCGAACTTGGCAGGCGTACCCTCGATCGTTTACGGCCTTTTGGGTCTGACGGTCTTTGTCTACATGTTCAATATTTTCGGCCAGATCAAGGTCAACGAGTCGCCCGGTTGGGAGATCATGGGCGCCGAACACTATTACCAGGTGATGACCTTACAACCGGGGCATGTCGTCTTTGTCCCACAGGAAGATTCCTCGGTCCCTGAAATCGAGATCACCGAACCGACAATCGGAGTCGACAACGAGGGAAAACAACTCGAACTCGCTGTCTGGGAGCCCGGTACGCCGCGTCCGAAAGACGAAGCGACGAAGCGACGGACAATTGAGAAAGGCGCAATCGGCGGAACGATCACCCGCCGTAGTTGGTATTACTTCCGCCTGCCTTTGGACAAGAGTTTCTTGTCCGGAGGGCTCACGTTGGCGTTGGTGATTTTGCCGATCATCATCATCGCGTCTCAGGAAGCGTTACGGGCGGTGTCTCCGTCGCTTCGCGAAGCTTCGATGGGAATCGGCGCCACGACTTGGCAAACGGTGCGGCATGTTTGTTTACCCGCGGCGGTTCCAGGTATCATGACGGGAGCGATTTTGGCGATGGGACGTGCGATCGGTGAAGCCGCCCCGATCCTCGTTGTCCTTGGTGCGAATGTGATGAAAAGCGGGGCACCGGAACATTTAATGGACAATGCGGTCACGATGCCGGTGCTCATTTTTAATTGGGCGGGAAGGCAGCAGATCGAATTCCAAGAACTCGCCGCGGCGGCCATCATCGTCCTGCTGGTTGTCTTGTTGATCCTGAACTCGACGGCAATCATCATTCGCCAAAAAGTTCAAAAAGCTCATACCTGA
- the pstC gene encoding phosphate ABC transporter permease subunit PstC: protein MSLPKALQSKEFRSTSLGALSERLIVLSLAACATITVLITIGIIYMLVSQSASFFASDAVTLGGFLTDTEWTALQSKELEKAKFGILPLLSGTLRVTAIAMLIALPLGLVTAIYLSEFASRRIRSWLKPTLEVIAGIPTVVLGYFAILVISPTLQFFADGFTTFNATSAGIAVGILCLPMVCSLSEDAMRAVPRALREGAYGLGCTPFETSIKVVVPAALSGIVSAFLLAFSRAIGETMVVALAAGTLPTLTVDPTQQAQTMTGFIVEMIKSESEYGTVQYFSLYGVAITLFLITFGMTLVGQIIRRRFQESYQ from the coding sequence ATGTCACTGCCTAAGGCCTTGCAATCGAAAGAGTTCCGATCAACCAGTCTTGGCGCTTTGTCCGAGCGGTTGATCGTCCTGAGCTTGGCGGCCTGTGCGACCATCACGGTTCTGATCACGATCGGCATTATCTATATGCTGGTCAGCCAAAGCGCGAGTTTTTTTGCCAGTGACGCGGTCACACTCGGCGGTTTCTTGACCGACACCGAGTGGACGGCACTACAGAGCAAGGAACTTGAGAAGGCGAAGTTTGGGATCTTGCCGTTGCTCAGTGGAACTCTGCGAGTCACCGCGATTGCCATGCTGATCGCTTTACCGCTGGGACTAGTCACGGCGATCTACTTGAGCGAGTTCGCTTCACGAAGAATTCGCTCTTGGTTGAAACCGACCTTGGAAGTAATCGCGGGCATTCCCACGGTCGTACTGGGGTACTTCGCGATCCTTGTGATCAGCCCGACGCTGCAATTCTTTGCCGACGGCTTCACAACGTTTAACGCGACGAGTGCCGGGATTGCCGTGGGGATCCTTTGCTTGCCCATGGTTTGCAGCCTTTCCGAAGATGCAATGCGAGCGGTCCCTAGGGCGTTACGCGAAGGTGCCTATGGACTCGGTTGCACCCCCTTCGAAACGTCGATCAAAGTGGTCGTCCCGGCGGCACTCAGCGGGATCGTTTCCGCGTTCTTGCTCGCCTTCAGTCGCGCCATCGGAGAAACGATGGTTGTCGCGTTGGCGGCCGGTACACTGCCGACGCTGACCGTCGATCCCACCCAACAGGCTCAGACGATGACGGGGTTCATTGTTGAGATGATTAAGAGCGAAAGTGAGTACGGTACGGTGCAGTATTTCAGCCTTTACGGCGTTGCGATCACGTTGTTCTTGATCACCTTCGGAATGACGCTCGTCGGCCAAATCATTCGTCGCCGCTTTCAGGAGTCGTATCAGTGA
- a CDS encoding PstS family phosphate ABC transporter substrate-binding protein — MATHLKNMQLMKLTLPVAIAVLCAVGCGKSSTPSDDDATPTSDETVAVSNMAGSIKINGSSTVLPISNAVAEQFSKQYPEVSVSVDGAGTGNGFNDFEVKKTDISDASRPIKPGEKEKCEANGVEFVEVPVAYDGLTIVINPQNDWVDTLTVEQLQKIFVGEDAAKTWKDVDPSWPDENIDIYAPGTGSGTYDYFHEVVVGKSDAELRKDMSLNEDDNILVKGVADNKNAIGFFGVAYYEESKDRLKAAKIVNPKDGEAYLPTGENIASGKYAPFSRPLFIYVSTASLKRAEVQTFVDYYLSNVSELCERVGYVRLPDSIVEKGKSNVENRVAGTHYISPEGETRSGALEDIFVESNLVK, encoded by the coding sequence ATGGCCACTCACTTGAAGAACATGCAACTGATGAAGCTAACCCTCCCCGTGGCAATCGCGGTCCTCTGTGCCGTGGGTTGTGGAAAATCGAGCACACCTTCCGACGACGATGCGACGCCTACGAGCGACGAAACCGTAGCGGTTTCGAACATGGCCGGGTCGATCAAGATCAACGGCAGCAGCACGGTTCTGCCGATTAGCAACGCCGTCGCCGAGCAATTCAGCAAGCAGTATCCTGAGGTTTCGGTTTCCGTTGACGGAGCGGGCACTGGCAATGGCTTCAACGACTTCGAAGTCAAAAAGACCGATATCTCTGACGCGTCGCGGCCGATCAAACCAGGCGAAAAGGAAAAGTGCGAAGCGAACGGGGTTGAGTTCGTCGAGGTTCCAGTCGCTTACGACGGTTTGACGATTGTGATCAACCCGCAAAACGACTGGGTCGACACTCTGACCGTTGAACAACTTCAGAAAATCTTCGTCGGTGAAGACGCGGCAAAGACTTGGAAAGACGTTGATCCTTCTTGGCCAGACGAAAACATTGACATCTACGCCCCCGGAACGGGCAGCGGTACCTATGACTACTTTCACGAAGTCGTCGTCGGTAAATCCGATGCCGAATTGCGGAAAGACATGAGCTTGAACGAGGACGATAACATCTTGGTCAAAGGTGTTGCCGACAATAAGAACGCCATCGGGTTCTTCGGCGTCGCTTACTATGAAGAAAGCAAGGACAGACTGAAGGCTGCCAAGATCGTCAATCCCAAAGACGGCGAGGCATACTTGCCTACCGGCGAAAACATCGCCAGTGGGAAATACGCGCCGTTCAGCCGTCCGTTGTTTATCTACGTCAGCACCGCGTCGCTGAAACGAGCCGAAGTCCAAACGTTTGTCGATTATTACTTGAGCAACGTCTCGGAACTCTGCGAACGCGTCGGCTACGTCCGACTGCCCGATTCGATCGTCGAGAAGGGCAAGTCAAATGTCGAAAATCGCGTCGCCGGAACTCACTACATCTCCCCGGAAGGAGAGACCCGCAGCGGTGCATTAGAAGACATCTTCGTCGAATCCAATTTGGTGAAGTAG
- a CDS encoding AAA family ATPase, whose product MSSVTDSTQQKADDFRQRYERVREMIGRVIVGHDEIVQGVLTAMLCGGHCLLEGVPGLGKTMLVRTLSEVLDLDFNRIQFTPDLMPADILGTNMIVESDSGHREFQFQRGPVFTQILLADEINRATPKTQSAMLETMQEGTVTAAGERYELKKPFFVLATQNPIEQEGTYPLPEAQLDRFLFKLVVGYSSRDDLNEIVERTTRGEKPTIEKVIDGQSILQMQSMVRDVVLTPPIRDYLVRLTLATHPDGPHSVDATNQYVRWGSSPRGAQTLALASKVRAILAGRFNVSFEDIRRVFLPTMRHRVLLNFEAQAEGIEPDQVLLDILEKVKEAAD is encoded by the coding sequence ATGAGCAGCGTTACTGATTCTACCCAGCAAAAAGCAGACGACTTCCGTCAACGGTATGAACGAGTTCGGGAAATGATTGGGCGGGTGATCGTCGGTCATGACGAGATCGTTCAAGGCGTGCTGACGGCGATGCTCTGTGGCGGCCACTGTTTGCTCGAAGGCGTACCCGGACTCGGGAAAACGATGCTGGTGCGAACGTTATCAGAAGTCCTCGACCTGGACTTCAATCGTATTCAGTTCACGCCCGATTTGATGCCCGCAGATATCCTGGGCACCAACATGATTGTCGAATCGGATTCGGGGCATCGCGAGTTTCAATTTCAGCGTGGTCCGGTGTTCACACAAATTCTGCTTGCTGATGAAATCAACCGCGCGACTCCCAAAACGCAGTCTGCGATGCTGGAGACGATGCAGGAAGGCACGGTAACAGCTGCCGGCGAACGCTACGAACTGAAAAAACCATTTTTCGTTTTGGCGACCCAGAACCCTATCGAGCAAGAGGGGACATACCCGCTTCCGGAAGCTCAGCTTGACCGGTTCCTGTTCAAACTGGTCGTTGGCTACAGCAGCCGTGACGACTTGAACGAGATCGTTGAGCGGACCACACGGGGCGAGAAACCGACGATCGAAAAAGTCATCGACGGCCAATCGATCTTACAAATGCAGTCGATGGTCCGTGACGTGGTACTGACACCGCCAATACGCGATTATTTGGTCCGGCTGACCCTGGCGACTCACCCGGATGGGCCACATTCGGTTGATGCAACCAATCAATACGTTCGGTGGGGCAGCAGCCCTCGGGGGGCGCAAACGCTAGCACTCGCTTCAAAAGTACGCGCGATCTTAGCCGGCCGGTTCAATGTCAGCTTCGAAGACATTCGCCGTGTATTCTTACCAACGATGCGCCACCGCGTCTTGCTGAATTTTGAAGCTCAGGCGGAGGGGATCGAGCCGGATCAGGTTCTGCTCGATATCCTGGAAAAGGTCAAAGAAGCCGCCGACTGA
- a CDS encoding SDR family NAD(P)-dependent oxidoreductase — MTHPHRRAVVTGASSGIGQQISLHLAQQPSVAQIGIHYRNNRAGAEETAAMVRSLGKEAVLLQADFASEESCHKFVDQAWQEVAGDDGSSGSPDGPNVWINNAGADVLTGEAAGWSFDEKLRYLMRVDVTNTIAISRRVAAKMRADIKQSQRHRRSESLDSEDVSQSRNDRSMVFIGWDQAPHGMEGDAGQMFGPVKAAVMAFAASLAQELAPEIRVNTVCPGWIQTAWGDSTSEYWDRRAKDQSLMQRWGKPEDVAKAVAFCADEANTFCCGQVINVNGGWNRRY, encoded by the coding sequence ATGACGCACCCACATCGTCGCGCCGTCGTCACCGGGGCCTCTTCCGGCATCGGCCAACAAATCTCGCTGCATCTAGCCCAGCAACCGTCGGTCGCGCAAATCGGGATTCACTACCGGAACAACCGAGCCGGCGCCGAGGAGACGGCAGCGATGGTTCGCTCGCTAGGAAAAGAAGCCGTGTTGCTGCAAGCCGATTTTGCATCTGAAGAAAGTTGCCACAAATTTGTCGACCAAGCCTGGCAGGAGGTGGCTGGGGACGATGGATCAAGTGGATCGCCGGACGGACCGAACGTCTGGATCAATAACGCGGGGGCAGACGTTTTAACTGGCGAAGCGGCCGGGTGGAGTTTTGACGAAAAGCTGCGTTATCTGATGCGAGTCGATGTGACCAATACCATCGCAATCAGCCGCCGTGTCGCAGCGAAAATGCGAGCGGATATCAAACAGTCGCAACGCCATCGTCGTAGCGAGTCACTCGATAGCGAAGACGTTTCGCAGTCACGCAACGATCGATCGATGGTCTTCATCGGTTGGGATCAAGCGCCTCACGGGATGGAAGGCGACGCCGGTCAAATGTTTGGGCCAGTCAAAGCAGCGGTGATGGCTTTTGCCGCTAGCTTGGCTCAAGAGCTTGCACCGGAGATCCGGGTCAACACCGTGTGCCCCGGCTGGATCCAAACGGCTTGGGGGGATTCCACGAGCGAGTACTGGGATCGTCGCGCGAAGGACCAATCGTTGATGCAGCGTTGGGGAAAGCCAGAAGATGTTGCCAAAGCCGTTGCCTTTTGCGCCGACGAAGCAAACACGTTTTGTTGCGGCCAAGTAATCAACGTAAACGGTGGATGGAACCGGCGCTATTAG